TTTCGCTGATTTCATCACACTGCATTTCATTTACCCCCTTACAGGTGATTTTCTAATGTTTTGCGCAACTGCATACGAGCCGAATGCAATCGTGAACGAACCGTACCAATTGGTATTTGTAAAATATTCGCAATTTCTTGATAATCAAATCCATGTATTTCCCGCAGGATCAAAATTGCCCGGTGATCTTCATTCAATTCCGCTAATGCATGATGCACACTTAAACGCAATTCCGTATGACTTATGTCATGTTTCGGATCTTGAATTTGCAGCCAAGAATCATCCCATGTTACCGGACTTGCCCGCTGCCTTTTTTTTATCAGATCAATTGCGAGCCGAGTCGTAATGGTC
Above is a window of Fodinisporobacter ferrooxydans DNA encoding:
- a CDS encoding RNA polymerase sigma factor, encoding MEEKDLQLIRSAKHGSKEAFALLVQNYKQYVYRTAYGILQSRTDAEDVVQEAFIKAYLSLAQLQEERSFPSWITTITTRLAIDLIKKRQRASPVTWDDSWLQIQDPKHDISHTELRLSVHHALAELNEDHRAILILREIHGFDYQEIANILQIPIGTVRSRLHSARMQLRKTLENHL